In a genomic window of Chryseobacterium sp. G0162:
- a CDS encoding T9SS type A sorting domain-containing protein, which produces MKKIYFTFLIVTMAKLMAQPVISADHAIQPGTTTYQHADPTTLGSLAPGPSGANVSWDFSQYSSAATISQTMYNCPGNANCSDFPGANKMTGAGSGSSYTYDYMLYSNNELSTIGNKSTNPSGATLYTFDDPKLELKFPVTYLQSFTDSWTAHSTPAGTSETGNHTVTVDAYGTLKTPLGTFPNTLRMKRVMNISTNVTGSPFTSSVIEMYTWISSGYSGALLTIAFADTTVTGYPTVHNRSLSYGNNNLVLSADDIKVDRKINIYPNPSSDFITIKNNELIDKVELSNAEGRKIYESDTADKVDISGFPLGVYYLKMSFKDGKTQIRKVIKK; this is translated from the coding sequence ATGAAAAAAATATATTTTACTTTTTTAATTGTGACTATGGCGAAACTGATGGCCCAGCCGGTTATTTCAGCTGATCATGCCATCCAGCCGGGAACCACTACTTACCAGCATGCAGATCCTACAACATTAGGCAGCTTAGCACCAGGTCCATCGGGAGCCAATGTGTCATGGGATTTTTCTCAATATTCTTCTGCTGCAACAATATCGCAGACGATGTACAATTGTCCCGGTAATGCTAATTGTTCAGATTTTCCCGGAGCTAATAAAATGACAGGGGCTGGAAGCGGAAGTTCATATACATATGATTACATGTTGTATTCAAATAATGAGCTTTCCACAATTGGTAATAAATCTACTAACCCGAGTGGAGCAACTTTATACACTTTTGATGATCCTAAACTGGAACTTAAGTTTCCGGTTACCTATTTACAGTCGTTTACAGATTCATGGACCGCACATAGCACTCCTGCGGGAACATCGGAAACCGGGAATCATACCGTGACGGTAGATGCTTACGGAACACTTAAGACGCCGTTAGGTACTTTTCCCAATACCTTAAGAATGAAAAGAGTAATGAATATATCTACCAATGTAACAGGAAGTCCTTTTACTAGTTCTGTGATTGAGATGTATACCTGGATTTCGTCCGGTTATTCGGGGGCTTTACTAACAATAGCTTTTGCTGATACAACAGTGACAGGATATCCTACCGTTCATAACCGTAGCTTAAGCTATGGAAATAATAACCTTGTTTTATCTGCGGATGACATAAAAGTGGATAGGAAAATTAATATTTATCCCAATCCAAGTTCAGATTTTATTACCATAAAAAATAATGAACTTATTGACAAAGTAGAACTTAGCAATGCAGAAGGTAGAAAAATTTATGAGTCGGATACAGCAGATAAGGTTGATATTTCAGGATTCCCTTTAGGAGTTTATTACCTGAAAATGAGCTTTAAAGATGGAAAAACACAGATCAGGAAAGTTATTAAAAAATAA
- a CDS encoding helix-turn-helix domain-containing protein yields the protein MEKRITVFLFLIVFSVVFSQKKDIQFYKDKFFIYQKIGVDSALVYVDEIFSSQNDADQAFGYAAKRYLLTITGKKENTQPYLLKINHYLNRIPEIENNYRNLSHIYNILGNTDMANHQPEEALKKFIKADFFAQKNNDICQHIKIKGNIAYVKLNIKQTDDAIVETHEVLSLLKENKKLYEPQTFEVIYNNIFSNLGHLYSDKFISDPQKNRVYADSALQNFNQLLRSTKDKKLLAVTYLKLGTLNNKKKNYSEATQYYLKSLNIYQDLKFKDEIFNLKYNLGVNFYESDDYERSKHNFLALSQQMEKDSLINTDYIFAQDYLSKIYLAEGKTDSVAFYNSKFIGLYKRNSEIEKKNIADIYKEINSKNLNDEIDKSSSMLRERLLFIIILFLLLGCIIAYLFYQIRKKKKIKKHLDDILLQVKNNSLNIQAKRNQFTISNEKEAEIMERFLELVEKKLYLKKEYNQAYVAKKLGTNTTYLSQTVNKYIKKSFSEYTNELRINYILKELSEDKKLRHYTTQALADRVGYRNGISFARTFKEKTGVTPFQYIEKLNDENL from the coding sequence ATGGAAAAAAGAATTACCGTATTTTTATTCTTGATTGTATTTTCTGTTGTGTTTTCACAGAAAAAGGATATCCAATTTTACAAAGATAAATTCTTTATCTATCAAAAAATAGGGGTGGACAGTGCACTGGTATATGTGGATGAAATTTTTTCTTCCCAAAATGATGCGGACCAGGCTTTTGGTTACGCAGCAAAAAGATATTTGTTGACCATTACGGGAAAAAAGGAGAATACACAGCCTTACCTCTTAAAAATTAATCATTATCTGAATAGGATCCCTGAGATAGAGAATAACTACAGAAATTTATCTCATATATATAATATTTTGGGCAATACTGATATGGCTAACCACCAACCGGAAGAAGCCCTTAAAAAATTTATAAAAGCAGATTTCTTTGCCCAAAAGAATAATGATATCTGCCAACATATTAAAATCAAAGGGAATATTGCTTATGTAAAGCTCAATATCAAGCAGACGGACGATGCTATTGTAGAGACTCATGAGGTTCTCTCTCTTTTGAAAGAAAATAAAAAACTATATGAGCCGCAAACCTTTGAGGTGATTTATAATAATATATTTTCCAACCTGGGACATTTATATTCTGATAAGTTTATTTCAGATCCTCAAAAAAACAGGGTATATGCAGATAGTGCTCTACAAAATTTTAACCAGCTGCTTCGTTCTACAAAAGATAAAAAGCTTCTAGCGGTTACGTATCTGAAACTGGGTACACTCAATAATAAGAAGAAGAACTATTCTGAAGCAACCCAATATTATTTAAAAAGCCTGAACATCTACCAGGATTTAAAGTTTAAGGATGAAATTTTCAATCTTAAATATAATTTAGGGGTCAACTTTTATGAGTCTGATGATTATGAAAGATCCAAACATAATTTTCTTGCACTTTCCCAGCAAATGGAAAAAGATTCCCTAATAAATACCGATTATATCTTTGCCCAGGATTATTTATCCAAAATATATCTTGCAGAAGGAAAAACAGACTCTGTAGCGTTTTATAATAGTAAATTTATTGGGCTTTATAAGAGAAATTCTGAAATCGAGAAAAAGAATATTGCAGATATCTACAAAGAAATTAATTCTAAAAATCTGAATGATGAGATCGATAAAAGTTCTTCGATGTTAAGAGAACGTTTGCTTTTTATCATTATCCTGTTTTTACTCTTAGGTTGTATTATTGCCTATCTCTTCTATCAAATCCGTAAAAAGAAAAAAATTAAAAAACATCTTGATGATATTTTGCTGCAGGTAAAGAATAATAGTTTAAATATACAAGCCAAAAGAAATCAATTTACAATCAGTAATGAAAAAGAAGCTGAGATTATGGAAAGGTTTCTTGAGCTGGTGGAAAAAAAACTCTACCTCAAAAAAGAATATAACCAGGCTTATGTGGCAAAAAAATTAGGTACCAATACTACTTATCTCTCACAAACAGTTAATAAATATATAAAAAAATCGTTCAGTGAATATACCAATGAATTAAGAATCAATTATATACTGAAAGAGTTGTCAGAAGATAAAAAATTAAGGCATTATACTACCCAGGCACTGGCTGATAGGGTGGGGTATAGAAATGGGATTTCCTTTGCAAGGACATTCAAAGAAAAAACGGGAGTTACTCCGTTTCAGTATATTGAAAAATTAAACGATGAAAATTTATAA
- a CDS encoding tetratricopeptide repeat-containing sensor histidine kinase → MKRLLILLSILLSFGLQSQQLIPLNEKPYLDSLQNVLRSGGTTAAKVNTTFLLSNYYRNIDSLLSKKYLESAKTLIKSDAFLSAKYNFYEAQYNLDRNKEKAAISYQKAIKALSKFKNEESDLLQAAAWYSYGVTQKDKEGYPFLVKTILEKSIPLAKKYENSRNLGLLYTQLAVILTYNAEFKKSEEYNTKALKILEKNYPNSPELFFTYLNLANNFCYQAKGDEAKKFLDKAEALIGPHPDSSVNAFYYYGKTLYFITRQKNPEALPVIEKGIYYAKTFNQNLLAQMFYFNKYDILRKLKRYNEAKGALEDILTEKSLALDLNNRKTIYKQLSSLHEEMGNTKEALGWEQRYSKLNDSLNSENVKLEINKIEAKFNTAEKERKIATLNAEKNQKELEVNKKNSYLWGLSLILLLVISLLIFLYIILRKNKKISKQKINEIKQKEELSLTKAILEGEERERERIARDLHDGLGGMLAGVKINFSTWSASHLDPKKDQEFYKILGQLDNSVGELRHVARNLMPESLLNFGLETALNDLCEFYNRKDIEIDFQAINIEKNLPLNIQLNIYRIAQELLANAIKHSEATGILLQCSQSEKDFFITIEDNGKGFVNNKEQKTKSMGLRNLKNRVDYLKGNMEINSDSQGTTINIELNIDGE, encoded by the coding sequence ATGAAGAGATTACTGATCCTGTTAAGCATACTACTGTCCTTTGGCCTACAATCACAACAATTGATTCCCCTTAATGAGAAACCTTATTTGGACAGCTTACAAAACGTACTAAGAAGTGGCGGAACTACGGCAGCAAAAGTAAATACCACTTTTCTTTTGTCAAATTATTATAGAAATATTGATTCTCTTTTAAGTAAAAAGTATCTGGAAAGTGCAAAAACTCTTATCAAAAGTGATGCTTTTCTTTCAGCTAAATATAATTTTTACGAAGCACAATATAATCTTGATCGAAATAAAGAGAAAGCCGCCATTTCTTACCAAAAAGCGATTAAAGCATTATCAAAATTCAAAAATGAAGAATCTGATCTTCTTCAGGCAGCAGCCTGGTATAGCTATGGGGTCACACAGAAAGACAAGGAAGGTTATCCTTTTTTAGTGAAAACGATTCTTGAAAAAAGTATTCCATTGGCTAAAAAATATGAAAATAGCAGGAATCTTGGACTTTTATACACTCAGCTTGCCGTTATCCTTACTTACAATGCAGAATTTAAAAAATCTGAGGAGTATAATACTAAAGCTTTAAAAATTCTTGAAAAAAACTATCCCAATTCTCCTGAACTATTCTTCACCTACTTAAATTTAGCCAATAATTTCTGTTATCAGGCCAAAGGGGATGAAGCTAAAAAGTTTTTGGATAAAGCCGAAGCACTCATTGGTCCTCATCCGGATTCCTCCGTGAATGCTTTTTATTATTATGGTAAAACGCTTTATTTTATTACCCGACAAAAGAACCCGGAAGCATTACCCGTTATTGAAAAAGGTATTTATTATGCTAAAACTTTTAATCAGAATCTATTGGCGCAGATGTTTTATTTCAACAAATATGACATTTTAAGAAAATTAAAAAGGTATAATGAGGCTAAAGGTGCTTTAGAAGATATTTTAACAGAAAAATCGCTTGCTCTTGATCTCAATAACAGAAAGACCATTTATAAGCAGCTTTCTTCTTTACATGAAGAGATGGGGAATACAAAAGAAGCTTTAGGTTGGGAACAGAGATATTCCAAACTTAATGATAGTCTGAATAGTGAAAATGTGAAGCTTGAGATCAATAAAATTGAAGCCAAGTTCAATACAGCAGAAAAAGAAAGAAAAATTGCCACTTTAAACGCTGAAAAGAACCAAAAAGAACTGGAAGTCAACAAGAAAAACTCCTATTTATGGGGATTAAGCCTTATTTTATTATTAGTTATAAGTCTTTTGATCTTCCTTTATATCATTTTGAGAAAGAATAAAAAAATCTCTAAGCAGAAGATTAATGAGATCAAACAAAAGGAAGAACTCTCTTTAACAAAAGCTATTCTTGAGGGAGAAGAAAGGGAAAGAGAACGTATTGCAAGAGATCTTCATGATGGATTAGGGGGAATGCTAGCTGGAGTAAAAATCAATTTTTCAACATGGTCTGCCAGTCATTTGGATCCTAAAAAAGACCAGGAGTTTTATAAAATCCTGGGACAGCTGGATAATTCTGTAGGCGAACTTCGGCATGTGGCAAGAAACCTGATGCCTGAATCATTGCTTAATTTCGGGTTGGAAACCGCCCTCAATGACCTTTGTGAATTTTACAACAGAAAAGATATTGAAATTGATTTCCAGGCAATCAATATTGAAAAGAATCTACCATTAAATATTCAGCTTAACATTTACAGGATTGCACAGGAATTATTGGCTAATGCTATCAAGCATTCTGAAGCCACCGGTATTTTATTACAATGCTCCCAATCTGAAAAAGATTTTTTCATCACGATTGAAGACAATGGAAAAGGTTTTGTAAACAACAAAGAACAAAAAACCAAAAGCATGGGGCTCCGTAATTTAAAGAACAGGGTGGATTACCTGAAAGGAAACATGGAGATCAACTCAGACAGCCAAGGTACAACGATTAATATAGAACTCAACATAGATGGAGAATGA
- a CDS encoding response regulator codes for MENEKINIVIVDDHPIVIEGLKMMLKSQPSFNIPETFTSGSEIIRFMDSNKVDIILLDITLPDANGTELCREIKKKSPETSVIMFSNRSERSIIMQSIQNGASGYLLKNTSIEELVICIQGALSGDIVFCNETKQIISRPSQNELPIPRLTKREKQILHLVAQGKTSNRIAEELFLSPLTVDTHRKNLLQKFQAKNSTELVNQAIEYNLIEK; via the coding sequence ATGGAGAATGAAAAAATAAATATTGTCATCGTAGACGATCACCCTATCGTCATTGAAGGTCTGAAAATGATGCTGAAAAGCCAGCCTTCATTCAATATTCCGGAAACTTTTACTTCCGGTTCGGAGATCATCCGTTTTATGGATTCCAATAAGGTTGATATTATTCTTTTAGATATCACACTACCTGATGCGAATGGTACAGAACTATGCAGGGAAATCAAAAAGAAATCTCCAGAAACGTCAGTGATTATGTTCAGTAATCGTTCGGAAAGGAGTATCATCATGCAGTCTATCCAAAACGGAGCCAGTGGTTACCTTCTCAAAAATACATCTATTGAAGAACTGGTGATTTGCATCCAAGGAGCATTATCCGGTGACATTGTTTTTTGTAATGAAACCAAACAGATCATCAGCAGACCTTCTCAAAATGAGTTGCCAATTCCCAGGCTTACTAAAAGAGAAAAGCAAATCCTGCATCTTGTAGCACAGGGTAAAACAAGCAATAGAATTGCAGAAGAGCTTTTTCTAAGCCCACTCACTGTAGATACCCATCGGAAAAATCTTCTGCAGAAATTTCAGGCTAAAAATTCTACAGAACTCGTAAACCAGGCTATAGAATATAATCTGATTGAAAAATAA
- a CDS encoding alpha/beta hydrolase translates to MNLDYLVREPENITSATPILFMLHGYGSNEQDLFSFRETLPKDWIIISFRAPRDTQFEGYSWYDINFNDPENFIDVPQAKESLNAVLESILKIINNYGLTESKVHLCGFSQGGILCYALALKYPELFTNVACLSSYAEEKILDGIVKDKKKLEKLRFFVSHGTDDAVIPIDWGRKAAELLYDLNCYFTFREYMSGHGVNQKNYMDLMDFFSK, encoded by the coding sequence ATGAATTTAGATTATTTAGTAAGAGAGCCGGAAAATATTACCTCTGCTACTCCTATACTTTTTATGCTTCACGGCTACGGCAGCAATGAGCAGGACCTTTTCAGCTTTAGAGAAACCCTTCCAAAAGATTGGATCATCATTAGTTTCAGAGCTCCCAGAGATACTCAATTTGAGGGATATTCATGGTATGATATTAATTTTAACGACCCTGAAAATTTCATTGATGTTCCTCAGGCTAAAGAATCTTTAAATGCTGTACTGGAAAGTATATTAAAAATCATAAATAATTATGGTCTCACTGAAAGCAAAGTTCATTTATGCGGATTCAGCCAGGGAGGAATATTATGCTATGCTCTGGCATTAAAATATCCTGAATTATTTACAAATGTTGCCTGTTTGAGTTCTTATGCAGAAGAAAAGATTCTGGATGGAATTGTAAAGGACAAAAAGAAACTGGAAAAGCTGAGATTCTTTGTATCTCACGGTACAGATGATGCTGTGATTCCTATTGATTGGGGAAGAAAGGCTGCTGAGCTTCTTTATGACCTCAATTGTTATTTCACATTCAGAGAATATATGAGCGGGCATGGAGTCAATCAGAAAAATTATATGGATTTAATGGATTTCTTCTCAAAATAA
- a CDS encoding PDZ domain-containing protein yields the protein MKLKLLLLGLLLGIFIHAQNSFRLLNTQKTVIPFQLINNLIFIPVNINGANLTFMVDTGVAETILFSLDNKEVKLSNVEKIKFSGLGGSLSIDGLKSERNIGRIGDEIINTSMSLYVILDEEFNISSHVGIPVNGVIGYHFFKDHPIAIDYISKKITVYENMDPLKRKIRKFDEMPISIEKDKPYLNAGVEMTREKKESKLLIDLGNSDAIWLFPTLIKDFVYNRPNIDDFLGRGFNGDIYGKRSRIHNFYLGDFKFEKPLTAMPDEFSIQHVSLVKDRKGSVGGEIMRRFSIIFDYANNKLYLKKNRNFDDPFHFNMSGLDFKQDGLEWQQDRVKIETQTMGSTTNTSEVYKDSFQYKFSLKPLFSIAGVRKDSPAYVAGLKKDDKVISINGDKTADMKLEKILEIMKSSEGRTITMVIQRQEEKLTFRFNLEDPIPYQE from the coding sequence ATGAAACTAAAGCTACTTTTACTGGGTTTATTATTGGGTATTTTTATCCATGCACAGAACTCTTTCAGACTACTCAATACTCAGAAAACAGTCATCCCTTTTCAGCTTATCAACAATCTGATTTTTATCCCAGTCAACATAAATGGAGCCAACCTAACCTTTATGGTGGACACCGGAGTAGCAGAAACCATTCTTTTCAGCCTGGACAATAAAGAAGTTAAGCTGAGTAATGTTGAAAAAATAAAGTTTTCCGGGCTTGGAGGAAGCCTAAGTATAGATGGATTAAAATCAGAACGTAATATCGGTAGAATTGGAGATGAGATCATCAATACTTCTATGTCTCTTTATGTGATTCTTGATGAGGAATTCAATATTTCCTCTCATGTAGGAATTCCTGTAAACGGCGTTATTGGTTACCATTTTTTTAAGGATCACCCGATCGCTATTGACTATATTTCTAAAAAAATAACGGTTTATGAGAATATGGATCCTTTAAAAAGGAAGATTAGAAAATTTGATGAAATGCCGATCAGTATTGAAAAAGATAAACCTTATCTAAACGCCGGCGTAGAAATGACCCGTGAAAAGAAAGAATCAAAACTTCTTATTGATCTTGGAAACAGTGATGCAATCTGGCTCTTCCCTACTCTTATTAAAGATTTTGTTTATAACCGTCCTAATATTGATGATTTTCTGGGCCGTGGATTCAATGGAGATATTTATGGTAAAAGAAGCAGAATCCATAATTTTTATCTTGGTGATTTTAAATTTGAAAAACCGCTTACCGCTATGCCTGATGAGTTCTCTATTCAGCATGTGAGCCTGGTCAAAGACCGGAAAGGCTCTGTAGGAGGTGAAATCATGAGACGATTTTCTATTATTTTTGATTATGCTAACAATAAGCTATATTTGAAGAAAAACAGAAATTTTGACGATCCTTTCCATTTTAATATGAGTGGACTGGATTTTAAACAGGACGGACTTGAATGGCAGCAGGATAGAGTGAAAATTGAAACTCAAACAATGGGTAGTACAACTAATACAAGTGAGGTATATAAAGACTCTTTTCAATATAAATTCAGTCTGAAACCTTTATTTTCTATTGCTGGAGTGAGAAAAGATTCACCGGCTTATGTAGCAGGCTTAAAAAAAGACGACAAAGTGATCAGTATCAATGGAGACAAAACAGCAGACATGAAGCTTGAGAAAATCCTTGAAATCATGAAGTCCTCAGAAGGAAGAACGATCACCATGGTTATTCAGAGGCAAGAAGAAAAACTTACTTTCCGTTTTAATTTGGAAGATCCGATCCCTTATCAAGAATAA
- a CDS encoding L,D-transpeptidase, whose protein sequence is MKNISVKKSFLYACLCAVFLVSCKKEIEKISDTFKDTVSASETPETEQDSIKKDSVPVVKKESAPPMMQENGFYNAFVLPKDKKMRDSVYAAFSKKYDEKERTAILALNRLDSKSKWNADTLVVPAKIDTTLMAYSPFPMQLDVLSGVKKFVIFSYPIQAYAVYSNGGLVKWGPTSMGKKTAQTTRGLTFANWKKKLSISTVSSEWKLPYNFNIHNIGGIGWHEYTLPGYPASHSCLRLLRKDAQWLYSYADTWILNPGGATTKARGTAVMVFGDYNWGGRRPWKKLLNDPNANNISVEELTKLLEPDVPKMLKEQANREKVADSIKTAKAMATPIQNERPTDTLSK, encoded by the coding sequence ATGAAGAACATATCTGTGAAAAAATCATTTCTATACGCCTGTTTATGTGCAGTATTCCTTGTTTCCTGTAAAAAGGAAATAGAAAAAATCAGCGATACTTTTAAAGATACTGTTTCTGCTTCCGAAACTCCGGAAACAGAGCAAGACTCTATAAAGAAAGATTCAGTGCCTGTGGTTAAAAAAGAATCTGCTCCGCCTATGATGCAGGAGAATGGTTTTTATAATGCCTTTGTCCTTCCAAAAGATAAAAAAATGCGGGATTCTGTATATGCAGCATTCAGTAAAAAGTATGATGAGAAGGAACGCACGGCTATTTTAGCATTAAACAGACTGGATTCTAAAAGCAAATGGAATGCTGATACCTTGGTAGTTCCTGCTAAAATAGACACTACCTTAATGGCGTATTCTCCATTTCCTATGCAGCTTGACGTGTTAAGTGGTGTGAAGAAATTCGTGATCTTTTCTTATCCGATCCAGGCTTATGCGGTATACTCTAACGGAGGTCTTGTGAAATGGGGACCAACCAGTATGGGGAAAAAGACTGCACAGACAACGAGAGGACTCACTTTTGCCAACTGGAAAAAGAAACTGTCCATTTCTACAGTAAGCAGTGAATGGAAACTTCCTTACAATTTTAATATCCATAACATAGGGGGTATCGGCTGGCACGAATATACACTTCCTGGATATCCTGCATCACATTCCTGTTTAAGACTATTAAGAAAAGATGCACAATGGCTGTATTCTTATGCTGATACATGGATACTGAATCCAGGGGGTGCCACTACAAAGGCGAGAGGTACAGCGGTAATGGTATTTGGTGATTATAATTGGGGCGGAAGAAGACCATGGAAAAAGCTTCTAAATGACCCAAATGCCAATAATATATCTGTTGAAGAGCTTACAAAATTATTGGAACCGGATGTTCCTAAAATGCTGAAGGAACAGGCTAACAGAGAAAAAGTAGCCGATTCCATTAAAACAGCAAAAGCAATGGCTACTCCTATTCAGAATGAAAGGCCTACAGATACTTTGTCTAAATAA
- a CDS encoding response regulator transcription factor → MEQIKRFFNEKNEVSKDADIDFSQDADYLEAVKALARTTYQSLYVINYQTKGFEYVSENPLFLCGKTSEEVKNLGYAFYFQNVKPEDLEMLVKINEAGFKFYDKIPIEDRKLYSISYDFNLINSKKNMILVNHKLAPMFLTEDGQVWKALCAVSLSNNTSSGNVVLSKEGSDEIWKYDLIADKWEKSEKIKLSSREYEILSLYTSGHTISEIADKLFITADTVKFHRKKLFEKIGVSNIAEALSYAKTNKLL, encoded by the coding sequence ATGGAACAGATTAAAAGATTTTTTAACGAAAAAAATGAGGTCAGTAAAGATGCTGACATTGATTTCAGTCAGGACGCGGATTATCTTGAGGCTGTAAAAGCACTTGCCAGAACCACCTACCAAAGCCTGTATGTTATCAATTATCAAACTAAGGGGTTTGAATATGTTTCAGAAAACCCTCTTTTTCTATGTGGTAAAACCTCAGAAGAAGTAAAGAATCTCGGTTATGCATTTTATTTCCAGAATGTGAAACCGGAGGATTTGGAAATGCTGGTTAAGATCAATGAAGCAGGATTTAAATTTTATGATAAGATTCCGATAGAGGACAGGAAGCTTTATTCTATTTCCTATGACTTCAATCTGATCAATAGTAAAAAGAATATGATTCTGGTTAATCATAAACTGGCGCCTATGTTCCTTACCGAAGATGGGCAGGTTTGGAAAGCTTTGTGTGCTGTTTCCCTTTCTAATAATACGTCTTCCGGAAATGTAGTCCTCAGTAAGGAAGGTTCTGATGAAATCTGGAAATATGATCTTATAGCAGATAAATGGGAGAAAAGTGAAAAGATAAAACTATCTTCAAGAGAATATGAAATTTTAAGCCTGTACACCAGTGGTCATACGATCAGTGAAATTGCAGATAAACTTTTTATTACGGCAGATACTGTGAAATTTCATCGCAAAAAACTTTTTGAAAAAATTGGTGTAAGCAATATTGCGGAAGCGTTATCTTATGCGAAAACCAATAAACTGCTTTAA